A stretch of Streptomyces vietnamensis DNA encodes these proteins:
- a CDS encoding PRC-barrel domain-containing protein: MQTDIDPRSLIGRKAFDRNGHKIGTVDEVYLDDATGIPEWAAVRTGLFSRDAFVPLEPSALLDDGLHIPYEKALIKDAPDFGVGRHLSPEQELQLYRHYSLSLPPPPPDVPDKDFGRLAGQDGA, encoded by the coding sequence GTGCAGACCGATATCGATCCGCGCAGCCTGATCGGCCGCAAGGCGTTCGACCGGAACGGACACAAGATCGGAACCGTGGACGAGGTGTACCTGGACGACGCGACCGGCATCCCCGAATGGGCAGCGGTCCGCACGGGCCTGTTCAGCCGGGACGCCTTCGTCCCCCTGGAGCCGAGCGCCCTGCTCGACGACGGGCTCCACATCCCGTACGAGAAGGCCCTGATCAAGGACGCCCCGGACTTCGGCGTGGGCCGCCACCTCTCCCCCGAGCAGGAACTCCAGCTCTACCGCCACTACAGCCTGTCCCTCCCGCCCCCGCCCCCGGACGTCCCGGACAAGGACTTCGGCCGCCTGGCGGGCCAGGACGGCGCCTGA